CAAACAAAGAAGCGCGAATTGCTCAACACAAAAGATGAAACATCGGAGCCAGAAACAcaggaaaaccattttccacgaACTGGGTTTATTACACTTCGAAATGTTGATGATCATCACCACCCAAAGCCAACTGGGCTGATCGAAACACTGTTGGAAAACGCGACATCACCATCCATCGTTACAGCAAAATCACTGACTCGGAAATTGGGTGGAAAGGATCAACGTACAACTGAACCCGATATTGTGAgggaaaatttcattttgcaACCGGAGACAATAACTGTTCGTGAAAGAAGTGTCCCGATCCAGGAAAGGACATCTGGAAAGTTTTCGAATGAGATCTCAACTGAGCAAAGAAGGTATGTGTTCGTTGTGTAAATGAAACATGTAAGTTATAATAAGCAGTAAAAACATAtcagcgttttttttgttttttacagATATGAAGTTAACTCTGTCTTTCCAACTTTGACCACGCAAGATATCAAGGAACAGGAACTTATGGTAGATGAAAGCAACAAGTTGGTACAGAGTTACATCGATGATATTGAGTATCTGGAACAGGAAATAGAGAATATCACGGAGCATGTTAAGACCGTTCCTCCTTCTGACACAACCCATGAAAGCACGGATGATGTCCATCGTATCGACACAAAGTTTAATGAAATACCCATAATCGTGATTTCAGAAACGCCATTACATAACGTAAAGCCACATTTAAACGATACGTTTTCACCCGTCAAACCGTCCTTACCGTGCGAATTGCTCGCAGGCATACCGCAGATACCGGATGTAGTCATAACCCAAGACGTAACAGGACGATCGCAGGCAACCATGCAATCACTAGAGAGTATCAAAAGTTTGGACCCGAAGTCACCCGAATGCTCCCTAGATAAAACACCAGAGATAATCGAAATCATGGACAGTCCCGCTAGCATTGCGTTCGGCAAATGCATGCAAGGCAGTGGTAGCGGTTCCAGCACTCCTGTGATCCTTAACGCGATGCTGCATCAAACTCGGTTAACGAATCATGATCAACGTAAGCGTTCACTCTCCACTAGTGCAGCGGATGCCAAGAAGCGTAATGTTACGTTCCACAGCCCAGCGAATAGTACCGCCATGCTAGATGATATCGATAAACGTTTGAAACAGAAAGGCATGCCTACGGTCGGTAAAACAGGTGCCATCGAAGCTGTGATCGCAAAGCCTATACCTAGGAAGCGTTCATTGTCCGAACATAAGGAAGGACCCAAACCCAGCAAAATAAGCAAACTTCCGAATTTTAAGAACATTCATGCAAATCATTTCAATCGCATGGAATCCATAGCTGATTTCATGAAGCGCAAAGAAAAGCGTGCACAGGTCATCATGACTGCAGCAAGCCCCGGTTTAAAGTTACTATCCCAAGATTCCGCCCCATCATCCACACTTACGAAaggtttgtttcttttaccATCTTTTATGTTGTTAGTAGCAATTATAGCGTATTATGCTgtatatccttttttttgtttcatctaGCTCATCATTCTAAGacaaacaccgcaccgcaaacaCCGCAAAAAGTATACATCTTCAAGTCTGGGAATCGCGGAAAGGATAAAATAGGCGAAGGTACATCCAATGGAGCATCATCGTC
The window above is part of the Anopheles cruzii unplaced genomic scaffold, idAnoCruzAS_RS32_06 scaffold00888_ctg1, whole genome shotgun sequence genome. Proteins encoded here:
- the LOC128276303 gene encoding uncharacterized protein LOC128276303 → YEVNSVFPTLTTQDIKEQELMVDESNKLVQSYIDDIEYLEQEIENITEHVKTVPPSDTTHESTDDVHRIDTKFNEIPIIVISETPLHNVKPHLNDTFSPVKPSLPCELLAGIPQIPDVVITQDVTGRSQATMQSLESIKSLDPKSPECSLDKTPEIIEIMDSPASIAFGKCMQGSGSGSSTPVILNAMLHQTRLTNHDQRKRSLSTSAADAKKRNVTFHSPANSTAMLDDIDKPVIAKPIPRKRSLSEHKEGPKPSKISKLPNFKNIHANHFNRMESIADFMKRKEKRAQVIMTAASPGLKLLSQDSAPSSTLTKAHHSKTNTAPQTPQKVYIFKSGNRGKDKIGEGTSNGASSSEPSANFSSADRLFNRNKVTKTMMGRDQKQTNNRQMQYKTSKIPTKQNTKTANTNAHGATSSVPTSTVTTVRPVDRLRQKQSQMLKGVRFNRRFELQMKHRDNLQQH